The Pseudomonadota bacterium genome has a segment encoding these proteins:
- a CDS encoding HAD-IIIA family hydrolase, with protein MSGKRSAKDAAPTFIACLKREDVSRVSHLRPDLVVSRFLDIDFEALGRPFLLLDVDNTIAPIQVDEDMLPGVADHIAAARSCGALRDVCLVSNVFVGHRKRLRVERFARALDAHAVMPDVLHLKPHAAPFLEALKHMGATASASVMVGDQLFTDVLGGNRLGMLTVYVRPIGPDHWTTALTMRRSRERRLFAAWGILPS; from the coding sequence GTGTCGGGGAAGAGAAGCGCGAAGGACGCGGCGCCGACCTTCATTGCGTGCCTGAAGCGGGAGGACGTGTCACGGGTGAGCCATCTGCGGCCGGATCTGGTTGTGAGCCGATTTCTCGACATCGATTTCGAAGCGCTGGGAAGACCTTTTCTCCTGCTCGATGTCGACAACACCATCGCACCCATCCAGGTCGACGAGGACATGCTGCCCGGGGTGGCCGATCACATCGCCGCCGCGCGATCATGCGGCGCACTTCGTGATGTGTGCCTCGTGAGCAATGTGTTCGTGGGGCACCGCAAGCGGTTGCGGGTCGAGCGCTTCGCCCGCGCGCTCGATGCGCACGCGGTCATGCCCGACGTGCTCCATCTGAAGCCCCATGCGGCCCCCTTCCTCGAAGCATTGAAGCACATGGGGGCGACCGCCTCCGCGTCGGTGATGGTGGGCGATCAGCTGTTCACCGACGTGTTGGGGGGGAACCGCCTCGGCATGCTGACCGTGTACGTTCGCCCCATCGGACCGGACCACTGGACCACCGCGCTGACCATGCGCCGCTCTCGCGAGCGCAGGCTGTTTGCGGCCTGGGGAATCCTGCCTTCGTAG
- a CDS encoding response regulator yields the protein MARLLASRRRMALLTGVRLGGSEARTRDAAQVMRAADADAPGGPVPAPPKTLLAIEDVPANLALLRAILEPAGYVVCDAPTLAAGRNAIEQAPPALVLLDVRLPDGNGLDLVREMRMRPDQATIPVLAVSASVLPADKAEAFTAGCSAFLAKPLRAAKLLETVRALLAPPTPPSLPSP from the coding sequence ATGGCTCGCCTCCTGGCTTCGCGCCGCAGGATGGCGCTCCTGACAGGAGTGCGGCTCGGTGGCTCAGAAGCCCGCACCCGCGACGCTGCCCAGGTCATGCGGGCAGCAGATGCCGACGCTCCTGGAGGCCCCGTGCCCGCGCCCCCCAAGACCCTGCTCGCCATCGAAGACGTGCCGGCGAACCTGGCGCTGCTTCGCGCCATCCTCGAACCGGCCGGCTACGTGGTATGCGATGCCCCGACCCTCGCGGCAGGGCGCAACGCGATCGAACAGGCCCCCCCCGCGCTCGTGCTGCTCGATGTGCGTCTCCCTGACGGCAACGGCCTCGATCTCGTGCGAGAGATGCGAATGCGTCCAGACCAGGCGACCATCCCCGTGCTGGCGGTGAGCGCCAGCGTGCTGCCCGCCGACAAGGCGGAAGCCTTCACCGCGGGATGCAGCGCCTTCCTGGCCAAGCCCTTGCGCGCGGCCAAGCTGCTCGAGACCGTGCGGGCGCTCCTGGCCCCTCCCACTCCACCCTCGCTGCCGTCGCCTTGA
- a CDS encoding site-specific DNA-methyltransferase has protein sequence MLARKPRVVRPYHTHENVRIYRDDFITSRALPPSSVDLIVTSPPYNVDIAYATHNDAREYLDDYLPFTRAWLAKAFTLARPDGRLCLNIPLDKNKGGQQSVCADITTIAKEVGWRYHSTVVWNEQNISRRTAWGSWLSASAPFVIAPVECIVVLYKESWKKLSRGRVSDIARDEFLDWTNGVWTFSGEKKTRIGHPAPFPVELPRRCIKLFSFVDDVVLDPFMGSGTTLLACHQNRRSGIGFDIDASYCDLAVRRLAAAT, from the coding sequence ATGCTCGCGCGCAAGCCACGCGTCGTGCGTCCCTATCACACGCACGAGAACGTCCGCATCTATCGCGACGACTTCATCACGTCGAGAGCGCTGCCGCCATCGAGCGTCGACCTCATCGTGACCTCTCCGCCCTACAACGTCGACATCGCCTACGCCACCCACAACGACGCGCGTGAGTACCTCGACGACTACCTGCCCTTCACCCGCGCGTGGCTCGCCAAGGCCTTCACCCTCGCCCGTCCCGACGGCCGCCTCTGCCTCAACATCCCCCTCGACAAGAACAAGGGCGGCCAGCAGAGCGTGTGCGCCGACATCACGACCATTGCCAAGGAGGTGGGCTGGCGCTATCATTCCACCGTCGTGTGGAACGAGCAGAACATCTCGCGCCGAACAGCCTGGGGCTCGTGGCTCTCGGCCTCGGCCCCATTCGTGATCGCGCCCGTGGAGTGCATCGTGGTGCTCTACAAGGAGTCGTGGAAGAAGCTGAGCAGAGGCCGCGTCTCCGACATCGCTCGAGACGAGTTCCTCGACTGGACCAACGGGGTGTGGACCTTCAGCGGCGAGAAGAAGACGCGAATCGGTCACCCCGCCCCTTTCCCGGTCGAGCTGCCGCGGCGATGCATCAAGCTCTTCAGCTTCGTCGACGACGTGGTGCTCGACCCGTTCATGGGCAGCGGAACCACGCTCCTGGCCTGTCATCAGAACCGACGCAGCGGCATCGGCTTCGACATCGATGCGTCGTACTGCGACCTTGCTGTGCGCAGGCTCGCCGCGGCGACGTGA